Proteins found in one Miscanthus floridulus cultivar M001 chromosome 4, ASM1932011v1, whole genome shotgun sequence genomic segment:
- the LOC136549162 gene encoding SKP1-like protein 1B, whose translation MTVNKTPAQVRTMFNIANDFTAEEKEEIRKESPGSSMTKRPLMTRRSQKEAAERLSKFLKEKIARGSTDGGIQLEKIGSEALEKVVDYFNKHADSDPSGISFVDTAASEDLKEWDRKLVDGLRMGAFFDLVQAADYLGMAGLVDVTCHKLADMMKGKTPVQIREMFNIKNDYTPEQEKEVCLENAWAFDDEDEE comes from the exons ATGACCGTGAACAAGACCCCGGCGCAGGTGCGCACGATGTTCAACATCGCCAACGACTTCACCGCGGAGGAGAAGGAAGAGATCCGCAAGGAGTCCCCTGGGTCTTCGATGACGAAGAGGCCTTTGATGACGAGGAG GTCTCAGAAGGAGGCTGCGGAGCGGCTGTCAAAGTTCCTCAAGGAGAAGATCGCCAGGGGCAGCACCGACGGCGGCATCCAGCTCGAGAAGATCGGCTCCGAGGCCCTTGAGAAGGTGGTCGACTACTTTAACAAGCATGCCGACTCCGATCCCAGCGGCATCAGCTTCGTCGACACCGCGGCATCCGAGGACCTGAAGGAGTGGGACCGCAAGCTCGTCGACGGCCTTCGCATGGGCGCCTTCTTCGACCTCGTCCAGGCCGCCGATTACCTCGGCATGGCCGGGCTCGTCGACGTCACCTGCCACAAGCTCGCCGACATGATGAAGGGCAAGACCCCCGTCCAGATCCGCGAGATGTTCAACATCAAGAACGATTACACCCCGGAGCAGGAGAAGGAGGTTTGCCTGGAGAATGCGTGGGCCttcgacgacgaggacgaggaatGA